The Camelina sativa cultivar DH55 chromosome 14, Cs, whole genome shotgun sequence genome includes a window with the following:
- the LOC104740884 gene encoding WAT1-related protein At1g21890, translating into MGSEKMWGGLMNRVKPYLAMISMQFGYAGMYIITMVSLKHGMNHYILAVYRHAIATAVIAPFALFHERKIRPKMTFRIFLQIALLGFIEPVLDQNLYYVGMTYTSATFASATANVLPAITFVLAIIFRLESVNFKKVRSIAKVVGTVITVSGALLMTLYKGPIVDFIRFGGGGGGGSDGDGSSHGGAGAAAMDKHWIPGTLMLLGRTFGWAGFFILQSLTLKKYPAPLSLTALICLMGTLEGTAVSLVTVRDLSAWKIGFDSNLFAAAYSGVICSGVAYYVQGVVMRERGPVFVATFNPLCVVITAALGVVVLSESIHLGSVIGTLFIIVGLYTVVWGKGKDKRMTDDDDEYSKELPVKSPVKPIDTGKGLACEPEMKAKEGQDTNKATQVEV; encoded by the exons atgGGTAGTGAGAAAATGTGGGGAGGGTTAATGAATAGAGTGAAACCATACTTAGCAATGATATCTATGCAATTTGGTTATGCTGGTATGTACATAATCACCATGGTCTCTCTTAAACATGGCATGAACCATTACATCCTAGCAGTTTATCGCCACGCAATCGCCACCGCCGTCATCGCTCCGTTTGCTCTTTTTCATGAAAG GAAAATAAGGCCCAAGATGACGTTCCGAATATTCCTCCAAATTGCGCTGCTCGGTTTTATTGA GCCGGTGCTGGATCAGAATCTCTACTACGTCGGGATGACTTACACCTCAGCAACTTTCGCTTCTGCTACGGCTAATGTCCTTCCCGCCATCACCTTCGTCTTGGCCATCATTTTCag aTTAGAGAGCGTTAACTTTAAGAAGGTACGAAGCATAGCCAAAGTTGTGGGAACGGTGATCACAGTATCCGGAGCACTTCTCATGACTCTCTACAAAGGTCCTATAGTTGACTTTATCAGATTCggcggtggcggaggaggaggtaGTGACGGTGATGGTTCCTCCCACGGTGGTGCAGGAGCGGCGGCGATGGACAAACACTGGATTCCGGGAACACTTATGTTGCTGGGAAGAACTTTTGGTTGGGCCGGTTTCTTCATTCTACAA TCGCTTACACTGAAGAAGTACCCAGCTCCGCTGTCGCTAACAGCGTTGATATGTTTAATGGGAACGTTAGAAGGAACAGCCGTCTCATTGGTAACGGTACGTGACTTGAGTGCTTGGAAGATCGGCTTCGACTCTAACCTCTTCGCCGCCGCTTACTCC GGGGTGATATGTTCGGGAGTGGCGTATTACGTGCAAGGAGTAGTGATGAGAGAAAGAGGACCAGTTTTTGTTGCGACATTTAATCCACTTTGTGTCGTTATAACTGCTGCTCTTGGTGTTGTTGTCTTGTCTGAAAGTATTCATCTCGGAag TGTGATTGGAACGTTATTTATAATCGTGGGCCTATACACTGTTGTATGGGGGAAAGGCAAAGACAAGAGAATGACCGATGATGACGACGAATATAGCAAAGAACTTCCGGTTAAGAGTCCGGTTAAACCGATAGATACCGGTAAAGGCTTAGCCTGTGAACCCGAGATGAAAGCTAAAGAAGGTCAGGATACTAATAAGGCTACTCAAGTTGAGGTTTAA
- the LOC104740885 gene encoding transmembrane emp24 domain-containing protein p24delta5, producing MAITRIAQVSWILTVVLLLLTVNYGEAVWLTIPATGGTKCVSEEIQSNVVVLADYYIVDEHNPEHTPAVSSKVTSPYGNNLHHQENVTHGQFAFTTQEAGNYLACFWVDASLKLANPLTLGVDWKMGIAAKDWDSVAKKEKIEGVELQLRRLEGLVQAIRENINYIKDREAEMREVSEKTNSRVAWFSIMSLGVCVVVAGTQILYLKRYFHKKKLI from the exons ATGGCGATTACTAGAATTGCTCAAGTCTCGTGGATTCTTACGGTGGTATTGTTGTTGCTGACTGTTAATTACGGCGAAGCTGTATGGTTGACGATTCCGGCGACGGGAGGGACCAAGTGTGTCTCTGAGGAGATACAGAGCAACGTCGTCGTTTTGGCTGATTACTATATTGTCGATGAGCATAATCCTGAACACACACCTGCTGTTTCTTCTAAG GTAACATCTCCTTATGGgaacaatcttcatcatcaagaaaATGTGACACATGGTCAGTTTGCGTTCACAACTCAAGAAGCTGGTAACTACTTGGCTTGTTTCTGGGTTGATGCCAGTCTAAAGCTAGCTAATCCTCTAACCCTTGGGGTTGATTGGAAGATGGGTATTGCAGCCAAAGATTGGGACTCTGTTGCTAAAAAGGAAAAGATCGAG GGTGTTGAGCTTCAGTTGAGGAGACTTGAAGGATTAGTGCAGGCGATTCGTGAGAACATAAATTACATCAAAGACAG GGAAGCTGAGATGCGAGAAGTGAGTGAAAAAACTAACTCAAGAGTGGCTTGGTTCAGTATAATGTCACTTGGGGTCTGCGTCGTGGTTGCAGGTACACAGATATTGTACCTGAAGCGGTATTTCCACAAGAAGAAGCTCATCTAA
- the LOC104740886 gene encoding ethylene-responsive transcription factor ERF012: MVKQERKIQSSKKKKEMPLSPSSSSPSSSSSSSSYTSLSCKNKNKKSKIKKYKGVRMRSWGSWVSEIRAPNQKTRIWLGSYSTAEAAARAYDVALLCLKGPQANLNFPTSSSHHLLDDLLDDKTLLSPKSIQRVAAQAANSFDLVAPSSSSAASSPSDHDDNDNDNDDDGMQSLLGSFVDNHVPLMDPSSSWYDQDHNGIFLFDDGAPFDYSPQLNFTTMFDEYLYEDGDIPLWSFS, translated from the coding sequence ATGGTGAAACAAGAACGCAAGATCCAAAgcagcaagaagaagaaggaaatgcctttgtctccttcatcttcatctccttcttcatcttcatcttcttcttcgtatacTTCGTTGTCGtgtaagaacaagaacaagaagagtaAGATTAAGAAGTACAAAGGAGTGAGGATGAGAAGCTGGGGGTCATGGGTATCTGAAATCAGGGCACCAAATCAGAAGACAAGGATTTGGTTAGGTTCTTACTCAACAGCTGAAGCAGCTGCTAGGGCATACGATGTTGCACTTTTGTGTCTCAAAGGCCCTCAAGCCAATCTCAACTTCCCTacctcttcttctcatcatcttcttgatgACCTCTTAGACGATAAGACCCTTCTGTCCCCCAAATCCATCCAAAGAGTCGCCGCTCAAGCTGCCAACTCATTTGACCTTGTTGccccttcttcttcatcagcggCCTCGTCACCGTCCGATcatgatgataatgataatgataatgatgatgatgggatGCAATCTCTATTAGGATCTTTCGTGGACAATCATGTGCCTTTGATGGATCCATCATCGTCATGGTATGATCAGGATCATAATGGAATATTCTTGTTCGATGATGGAGCTCCGTTTGATTACTCTCCTCAACTAAACTTCACGACGATGTTCGATGAATACTTGTACGAAGATGGTGACATTCCCCTTTGGAGCTTCAGTTGA